In a single window of the Sediminicoccus sp. KRV36 genome:
- a CDS encoding ABC transporter ATP-binding protein, with translation MLSIERMSLQYATQRGSVHALQDVSLAIPRGGAMGLVGESGSGKSSVVLALLGLLGQGATLTCDALRFDGEDLREAAARLRGRRIGVVFQDPAAALNPSLTIGFQVAEPLIQHQAMPREAAWARAVTLLGEMGIARAAEVARAYPHQLSGGMKQRAVIATALACEPELLLLDEPTTALDVTVEAQILDLLEKLRHERGVSMLLVSHNLGIVDRLCDDLTVLYAGRVVEQGPCAEVLAAPSHPYTRGLLGALPRVDRGRMARLAPIPGGLPDLTQPMAGCNFQPRCPFAVEACAGPQALLGASRLTRCHRISEIAGAPWPIPPAPEAVVRPVPTPLLQADSLSRSFGGGGVFRKRAGVRAVDGVSLNIGRGEVLGLVGESGCGKSTLGRLVLRLIASDSGAIRFDGKAIPPEASTEFRRRAQIVFQNPDSSLNPRQTVDEALRRPLTRFGIANGAAATREVERLLELVRLPPSYRSRYPHQMSGGEKQRIGIARALASQPDFLVCDEAVSALDVSVQAAVLNLLTDLRDALGVAYLFISHDIGVVAHIADRIAVMYRGGIVEEGPAAQVLAPPYHPYTEALLSAVPVVGAHGRAAGRIRLKGDVSTAQGSAGCRFAHRCPRHIGAICDTEVPPIREFGAAHRIACHLPAGELAAMPGALGAG, from the coding sequence ATGCTCTCGATCGAGCGGATGTCGCTGCAATACGCCACCCAGCGTGGGTCAGTGCATGCGTTGCAGGACGTCTCTCTCGCCATTCCACGCGGCGGTGCAATGGGGTTGGTGGGGGAAAGCGGTTCGGGCAAGTCCTCCGTCGTGCTGGCCTTGCTCGGCCTGCTGGGCCAGGGCGCTACCCTCACCTGCGACGCGTTGCGCTTCGATGGCGAGGATCTGCGCGAAGCCGCCGCACGCTTGCGCGGCCGCCGCATTGGCGTTGTGTTCCAGGATCCGGCCGCTGCCCTCAACCCCTCGCTGACCATCGGCTTCCAGGTGGCCGAGCCCTTGATCCAGCATCAGGCCATGCCGCGCGAAGCCGCATGGGCCCGCGCCGTAACGCTGCTTGGCGAAATGGGCATCGCCCGTGCGGCGGAAGTGGCGCGCGCTTATCCGCACCAACTCTCGGGCGGCATGAAGCAGCGCGCGGTGATTGCAACCGCACTGGCCTGCGAGCCCGAGTTGCTCCTGCTGGATGAGCCGACCACGGCCCTCGACGTCACGGTGGAAGCGCAGATCCTGGACCTGCTGGAGAAGCTGCGGCATGAGCGTGGTGTGTCCATGCTGCTGGTCAGCCACAATCTCGGCATCGTGGATCGGCTCTGCGACGACCTGACCGTGCTCTATGCCGGCCGTGTGGTGGAGCAGGGCCCTTGCGCCGAAGTGTTGGCGGCACCCAGCCATCCCTATACACGCGGATTGTTGGGCGCCCTGCCGCGCGTGGATCGCGGCCGCATGGCGCGCCTCGCCCCCATTCCGGGCGGCTTGCCGGATCTGACGCAGCCCATGGCCGGCTGCAATTTCCAGCCGCGTTGCCCCTTCGCGGTGGAGGCCTGCGCTGGGCCGCAGGCGCTGCTGGGGGCATCGCGCCTTACGCGTTGCCATCGCATCAGTGAGATCGCCGGCGCGCCCTGGCCCATCCCGCCTGCGCCGGAGGCCGTGGTGCGCCCCGTGCCCACGCCGCTGCTCCAGGCCGATAGCCTCAGCCGCAGCTTTGGCGGGGGTGGCGTCTTTCGCAAGCGCGCCGGGGTGCGGGCGGTGGATGGCGTCTCGCTCAATATCGGCCGTGGTGAGGTACTGGGCCTGGTGGGTGAATCCGGCTGCGGGAAATCCACGCTCGGCCGGCTGGTGCTGCGCCTCATCGCCTCGGATTCCGGCGCCATCCGGTTTGACGGCAAAGCCATCCCGCCCGAGGCTTCCACCGAATTCCGCCGCCGCGCGCAGATCGTCTTCCAGAACCCGGATTCATCGCTCAATCCGCGCCAGACGGTGGATGAAGCGCTGCGCCGGCCACTGACCCGCTTTGGCATTGCCAATGGTGCCGCCGCAACGCGCGAGGTGGAGCGTCTGCTGGAACTGGTGCGCCTGCCCCCCAGCTATCGCAGCCGCTATCCGCACCAGATGTCGGGGGGTGAGAAGCAGCGCATCGGCATCGCCCGCGCGCTGGCCAGCCAGCCGGATTTTCTGGTGTGTGACGAGGCGGTCTCAGCACTCGATGTCTCGGTCCAGGCGGCGGTGCTGAACCTGCTGACCGATCTGCGCGATGCATTGGGCGTGGCCTATCTGTTCATCTCGCATGATATCGGCGTGGTGGCGCATATCGCGGATCGCATTGCGGTCATGTATCGCGGCGGCATCGTCGAGGAAGGCCCGGCCGCACAGGTACTGGCACCGCCCTATCATCCCTACACGGAGGCGCTGCTTTCGGCTGTGCCGGTGGTGGGGGCGCATGGGCGCGCCGCCGGGCGCATCCGCCTCAAGGGCGATGTCTCCACCGCTCAGGGAAGTGCTGGCTGCCGCTTTGCGCATCGCTGCCCGCGGCATATCGGCGCGATCTGCGACACGGAGGTGCCGCCGATCCGGGAGTTCGGCGCGGCGCATCGCATCGCCTGCCATTTGCCGGCGGGGGAACTTGCGGCCATGCCGGGAGCGCTGGGGGCTGGCTGA
- a CDS encoding ABC transporter permease, with product MNHIPRTLWVGGVIVTAIVILAILGPWIAPFEPDAFNVRARLQPPSSTYWFGTDEFGRDVFSRVLAGAHHSLLMGFGATAISLAIGVPLGLVAAFRRGWAEEAIMRGVDLMISIPPVLLGLLILAVTEPGLGKTILAVGLVYVPIMTRVARAVALDLLSEDFVEAARARGEGGYHILVREILPNAWPPLIVETALRITFAILLGSALSFLGLGPQPPDSEWGLMIAESRPFISEAPWIGLAPGLCLCVLLIAVNIVGEGLRDLLDPRLRGRGH from the coding sequence ATGAATCATATCCCGCGCACGCTCTGGGTGGGCGGCGTGATTGTCACGGCTATCGTGATTCTGGCCATTCTCGGCCCCTGGATCGCGCCTTTTGAGCCGGATGCCTTCAATGTCCGCGCCAGGCTGCAACCGCCATCCAGCACCTACTGGTTCGGCACGGATGAATTCGGGCGGGATGTGTTTTCGCGCGTGCTGGCGGGTGCGCATCACTCGCTGCTCATGGGGTTCGGCGCCACCGCCATTTCGCTTGCCATCGGCGTGCCGCTGGGCCTCGTGGCCGCGTTTCGCCGTGGCTGGGCGGAGGAGGCCATCATGCGCGGCGTGGACTTGATGATCTCCATTCCGCCCGTGTTGCTCGGGCTTCTCATCCTGGCCGTGACCGAGCCTGGCCTGGGCAAGACCATCCTTGCCGTGGGCCTGGTCTATGTGCCGATCATGACGCGCGTGGCCCGCGCCGTCGCACTCGATCTGCTCTCGGAGGATTTCGTGGAGGCAGCGCGGGCGCGGGGCGAGGGCGGATACCACATCCTGGTGCGCGAAATCCTGCCCAATGCCTGGCCGCCGCTGATCGTCGAGACGGCCCTGCGCATCACCTTTGCCATCCTGCTTGGTTCCGCGCTGAGCTTCCTTGGTCTCGGCCCGCAGCCGCCAGACAGCGAATGGGGCCTGATGATCGCGGAGAGCCGCCCTTTCATCAGTGAGGCGCCCTGGATCGGCCTCGCTCCCGGCCTGTGTCTTTGCGTGCTGCTGATCGCGGTCAACATCGTGGGCGAGGGGCTGCGGGACCTGCTTGATCCGCGTTTACGGGGGCGCGGACATTGA
- a CDS encoding ABC transporter permease produces MAGFLARRFLSVVFVLWAMTILVFAIVHILPGSVAHMILGEFATNASIAALEERLGLNLPLYEQYWRWFSGLMRGDFGQSLTMDRPAGPVILEALGRSAILASISIVLVAIIGIALGIHSATHVGSWADRGLTLMQYFFIAVPEFFWCILVIIFFAVWLGWLPATGYTPLADGGFLGWAEHLILPVSTLVLGLIAHVSRLTRSSMLEAIESKYVLAARAKGLPEHIVLRRHALPNALLPTITVLAVDVGILIGGIVVVESVFAFPGLGRMLIYAIDNQDIPLMMGGMIVITAIYALANLVADILYAVLNPRIRVSGTAG; encoded by the coding sequence ATGGCGGGCTTCCTTGCCCGGCGCTTCCTCTCGGTCGTCTTCGTCCTTTGGGCGATGACGATCCTCGTCTTTGCCATCGTGCATATCTTGCCCGGCAGCGTCGCGCACATGATCCTGGGCGAGTTCGCGACCAACGCGTCGATTGCCGCGCTGGAGGAGAGGCTCGGGCTTAACCTGCCTTTGTATGAGCAATATTGGCGCTGGTTCAGCGGCCTCATGCGCGGGGATTTCGGCCAGTCCCTGACCATGGACCGTCCCGCGGGCCCCGTGATCCTGGAGGCCTTGGGCCGCTCGGCGATCCTCGCTTCCATCAGCATCGTGCTGGTGGCGATCATCGGGATCGCGCTGGGTATTCATTCGGCCACGCATGTGGGCTCCTGGGCGGATCGCGGCCTCACGCTGATGCAGTATTTTTTCATCGCCGTGCCGGAGTTCTTCTGGTGCATCCTGGTGATCATCTTCTTCGCCGTCTGGCTCGGCTGGCTGCCGGCCACGGGCTACACGCCGCTCGCGGATGGCGGATTTCTCGGCTGGGCCGAGCATCTGATCCTGCCCGTCTCGACGCTGGTGCTGGGCTTGATCGCGCATGTCTCGCGCCTCACGCGCTCCTCCATGCTCGAAGCCATCGAGAGCAAGTATGTGCTGGCCGCCCGCGCCAAGGGCCTGCCTGAGCATATCGTTCTGCGCCGCCACGCTTTGCCCAATGCGCTGCTGCCCACCATCACCGTGCTGGCGGTGGATGTCGGCATCCTCATCGGCGGCATCGTGGTGGTGGAGAGCGTCTTCGCCTTCCCGGGCTTGGGCCGCATGCTGATCTACGCGATTGATAACCAGGACATTCCGCTGATGATGGGCGGCATGATCGTCATCACCGCGATCTATGCGCTGGCCAATCTCGTGGCGGATATCCTCTACGCCGTGTTGAACCCGCGCATTCGCGTGAGCGGCACGGCCGGATGA
- a CDS encoding ABC transporter substrate-binding protein, whose translation MLLPRRSALAIPALVSAVALPRPGASQAGGGTLRIAMSANLRALDPAKTTIGEEFMHSVFVFNGLTRMTEDQAVVPELAESWTYSPDLKTWEFKLRRGVKFHHGREMTADDVIVTYRRILDPATGAASRSNYDMIERMEAPDPYTVIFRLSYAYGGFADILSDRQVKIVPADKLDELATNPIGTGPFVFRSYAPGDRVSYARNPNYWEAGPRFDAVEMRILPEMSVRIAALQAGDLDVVWDLGPENIRALREARNVRVESIPTASWDGAILNNSIAPFNDPRVRRALNLAVAKADVAEAVLFGEGAPTHSPIAPNHPFFASDIPFPARPDVATARRLLREAGHTGNLRVPLVIPVGRPVRERLGVTLQQMARPAGFEFDIQRVPFSRYSAEVAGKAPAYIDGYFARPTIDTSTFPFLHSRGSQNERLWMYNEPRVDAALEAARLTGDLTQQKTHYVAMQRAMVENPPGYIAYAQKFACAYRSAVKDVKTHPMRWFDLRAGFIAS comes from the coding sequence ATGCTGCTCCCCCGCCGTTCTGCCTTGGCCATCCCCGCCCTGGTCAGCGCCGTCGCCCTGCCGCGCCCCGGCGCATCACAGGCCGGTGGCGGCACCTTGCGCATCGCGATGAGCGCCAATCTGCGCGCACTCGATCCCGCCAAGACCACGATCGGCGAGGAGTTCATGCACTCCGTCTTCGTCTTCAACGGCCTGACGCGGATGACGGAAGACCAGGCCGTGGTGCCCGAGCTGGCGGAATCCTGGACCTATTCGCCCGACCTCAAGACCTGGGAATTCAAGCTGCGGCGCGGCGTGAAGTTCCACCACGGGCGCGAGATGACGGCCGATGACGTCATCGTGACCTATCGCCGCATCCTCGACCCCGCGACGGGGGCGGCCAGCCGCAGCAATTACGACATGATCGAGCGGATGGAAGCGCCCGACCCCTACACGGTGATCTTCCGCCTTTCCTATGCCTATGGCGGCTTTGCCGACATCCTCTCCGACCGCCAGGTGAAGATCGTCCCCGCTGACAAGCTGGATGAGCTGGCGACGAACCCCATCGGCACCGGGCCTTTCGTGTTTCGCAGCTACGCGCCGGGCGACCGCGTCAGCTACGCGCGCAATCCGAATTACTGGGAGGCCGGGCCGCGTTTCGATGCGGTGGAAATGCGCATCCTGCCCGAGATGTCGGTGCGTATCGCAGCCCTCCAGGCGGGCGATCTGGACGTGGTCTGGGACCTCGGCCCCGAGAATATCCGCGCCCTGCGCGAGGCGCGGAATGTGCGGGTGGAGAGCATCCCCACCGCATCCTGGGATGGCGCCATCCTGAACAACAGCATCGCGCCCTTCAATGACCCGCGCGTGCGCCGCGCGCTGAACCTGGCGGTTGCGAAAGCCGACGTGGCGGAGGCGGTGCTGTTTGGCGAGGGTGCGCCCACGCACAGCCCCATCGCGCCCAACCATCCCTTCTTCGCCAGCGATATTCCCTTCCCCGCGCGCCCCGATGTGGCGACGGCCCGGCGCCTGCTGCGCGAGGCGGGGCACACCGGCAATCTGCGCGTGCCGCTGGTGATCCCGGTGGGCCGCCCGGTGCGGGAGCGGCTGGGTGTGACCTTGCAGCAAATGGCGCGGCCGGCCGGCTTTGAGTTTGACATTCAGCGCGTGCCCTTCTCACGCTACTCGGCCGAGGTGGCAGGCAAGGCGCCGGCCTATATCGACGGCTATTTCGCGCGCCCGACGATTGATACCTCCACCTTCCCTTTCCTGCATTCGCGCGGCAGCCAGAATGAGCGGCTGTGGATGTATAACGAGCCGCGCGTGGATGCCGCACTCGAAGCCGCGCGCCTGACCGGCGATCTGACGCAGCAGAAGACGCATTACGTGGCGATGCAGCGCGCCATGGTGGAGAACCCGCCCGGCTACATCGCCTATGCCCAGAAATTCGCCTGCGCCTATCGCAGCGCAGTGAAGGATGTGAAGACGCACCCGATGCGCTGGTTTGATCTCAGGGCCGGATTTATCGCCTCCTGA
- a CDS encoding DUF1028 domain-containing protein: MTYSLLGRCARTGQFGAAVTTSSIAVGSRVPHVAPGVGGVLTQHRTDPRLGPRGLELLRSGCSAEETLAALVASTPHHKWRQLAVLDARGRTAHFHGAAVKPALNAVHVPDCVALGNILANDRVPAAMAAAFTASADQPLAERLVRAMEAGEAAGGEGKPVISAALVVMEKEIFPLVDLRVDLAPDAMTALRALWDAYAPSMREFVTRALDPDAAPGVI, translated from the coding sequence ATGACCTATTCGCTCCTCGGCCGATGCGCCCGCACCGGGCAATTCGGCGCCGCCGTGACCACCTCCAGCATCGCCGTCGGCTCCCGCGTGCCGCATGTGGCCCCCGGCGTGGGGGGCGTGCTGACGCAGCACCGCACCGATCCGCGCCTGGGACCACGCGGGCTGGAATTGCTGCGCAGCGGCTGCTCGGCGGAGGAGACGCTGGCCGCACTCGTTGCCAGCACGCCGCATCACAAGTGGCGGCAGCTGGCCGTGCTCGACGCACGAGGCCGCACCGCGCATTTCCATGGGGCCGCGGTGAAGCCCGCGCTGAATGCCGTGCATGTCCCGGATTGCGTGGCGCTGGGCAATATCCTGGCAAATGATCGTGTCCCCGCCGCCATGGCCGCCGCCTTCACGGCCAGCGCCGACCAGCCGCTGGCCGAGCGCCTGGTGCGCGCCATGGAGGCGGGCGAGGCCGCGGGCGGCGAGGGCAAGCCCGTGATCTCGGCCGCGCTAGTGGTGATGGAAAAGGAGATCTTCCCGCTGGTGGATTTGCGTGTGGACCTGGCGCCCGACGCCATGACCGCGCTGCGTGCGCTCTGGGATGCCTATGCCCCTTCCATGCGGGAATTCGTCACCCGCGCCCTAGATCCCGACGCCGCACCCGGCGTGATCTGA
- a CDS encoding M28 family peptidase — MLKPGVMETVLGRIWASPRIAEDFAAICATGGRFSGTASEKAAVEWLAPRLAEATGAAVTREAIPYCGWTRIGARVVDAAGTTHPAEALGRSPATPPEGLEARLLDLGRGTPEQILAAGEAVRGAIILVRHEFMVGTGHMHRRKKYECARDAGAAGFLIACHEPGLLPVTGSAGNGAPGNIPCAGLSHEAGAALSAQSGSRIRFFVEGVFEDRHAENLLATVPGQGEELVVLSAHIDGHDLACSAIDNATGLACALTVIEAIRDIVPGLARGVQVGLFNIEEWALLGSAAHLAQLAPDQRAKRVLNVNLDSLAGAEGLTALTSGVPGMAEFLAAALSPAGLSVGISAPFMGNSDHANYLRHGIPALRLCAGFDRPQSNMRFLLTPADTPDKVHPHQLKLAASIAALLVLAGCASDAPPVPRLDEATVRRITA; from the coding sequence ATGCTCAAGCCAGGCGTGATGGAAACCGTGCTCGGCCGCATCTGGGCCTCGCCCCGCATCGCCGAAGATTTCGCCGCGATCTGCGCGACGGGCGGCCGCTTCTCCGGCACAGCAAGCGAGAAGGCGGCCGTCGAATGGCTGGCGCCACGCCTGGCTGAAGCGACGGGTGCCGCCGTGACGCGCGAGGCAATCCCCTATTGCGGCTGGACGCGCATCGGCGCGCGCGTGGTGGATGCCGCCGGCACCACTCATCCGGCCGAGGCGCTGGGCCGCTCCCCCGCCACCCCGCCCGAGGGGCTGGAGGCCAGGCTGCTCGATCTCGGCCGCGGCACGCCCGAGCAAATCCTGGCGGCGGGCGAGGCGGTGCGGGGTGCCATCATCCTGGTCCGGCATGAATTCATGGTCGGTACCGGGCACATGCACCGCCGGAAGAAATACGAATGCGCGCGCGATGCCGGGGCGGCGGGCTTCCTGATTGCCTGCCATGAGCCGGGGCTGCTGCCGGTGACTGGCTCAGCTGGCAACGGGGCGCCGGGCAACATCCCCTGCGCGGGCTTGTCCCACGAGGCAGGGGCGGCGTTGTCCGCGCAATCCGGAAGCCGCATTCGCTTTTTCGTGGAGGGCGTCTTCGAGGATCGTCACGCGGAAAACCTGCTGGCCACCGTGCCCGGCCAGGGCGAGGAGCTGGTGGTGCTCTCCGCCCATATTGATGGCCATGACCTCGCTTGCTCGGCGATCGACAATGCCACCGGCCTCGCTTGTGCGCTGACGGTGATCGAGGCGATCCGCGACATCGTGCCGGGCCTCGCGCGCGGCGTGCAGGTGGGGCTCTTCAACATCGAGGAATGGGCGCTGCTGGGCTCCGCCGCGCATCTGGCGCAGCTGGCGCCGGATCAGCGCGCCAAGCGCGTGCTGAATGTGAACCTGGATTCGCTGGCCGGGGCCGAGGGCCTCACGGCGCTGACCAGCGGCGTGCCCGGCATGGCGGAATTCCTGGCGGCGGCGCTGAGCCCGGCGGGCTTGTCAGTGGGCATCAGCGCGCCCTTCATGGGCAATTCGGACCATGCGAATTATCTGCGGCACGGCATCCCGGCGCTGCGCCTTTGCGCCGGCTTCGACCGTCCGCAATCCAATATGCGCTTCCTGCTGACGCCGGCCGATACGCCCGACAAGGTGCACCCGCATCAACTCAAGCTCGCCGCCAGCATCGCGGCGCTGCTGGTGCTGGCCGGTTGCGCCAGCGACGCACCCCCCGTGCCCAGGCTGGATGAGGCGACGGTGCGTCGGATTACCGCTTGA
- a CDS encoding M20/M25/M40 family metallo-hydrolase: MTDIQRHAAGMQAALPEILAMAERCVNIDSGSYMAGGVNAVIDIWAGMAAGMGFAVERTPLPGFGDQMTARLPLGGNGPRILVLGHADTVWPEGIAAVWPFAHEGDRITGPGVGDMKTNVVMALHAIRMLLAEKALGHLASITLCIVPDEEIGSPGSRAWLEAESREADLCLTLEPCRPAGGMVVGRGAVGAFYLNATGITAHVGSAREKGASAIAALAALVAPLEALGDPPNGLCATVGILRGGEARQVVPGSAELHLDLRAPDDAAGEKLLAEVRAIAARPPADPRVTITARGGFTRPAFPTHAGTRELYAKAEGFCATLGIPVHQVVSRGGSDGSFAARLGVPTLDGLGPITHETCSRREWVEVPSIVTRGAVLAGLMASAGR, from the coding sequence ATGACCGACATCCAACGCCACGCCGCCGGCATGCAGGCGGCCCTCCCCGAAATCCTCGCCATGGCGGAGCGCTGCGTGAACATTGACAGCGGCAGCTACATGGCCGGCGGCGTGAACGCCGTGATTGATATCTGGGCGGGCATGGCAGCGGGCATGGGCTTCGCGGTGGAGCGCACCCCCCTGCCCGGCTTTGGCGACCAGATGACGGCGCGGCTGCCGCTCGGCGGCAATGGTCCGCGCATCCTGGTGCTGGGCCATGCGGATACGGTCTGGCCGGAAGGCATCGCGGCCGTTTGGCCCTTCGCCCACGAAGGCGACCGCATCACCGGCCCCGGCGTGGGCGACATGAAGACCAATGTGGTGATGGCGCTGCACGCCATCCGCATGCTGCTGGCCGAGAAGGCGCTGGGGCACCTCGCCTCCATCACCCTCTGCATCGTGCCCGATGAGGAGATCGGCAGCCCCGGCAGCCGCGCCTGGCTGGAGGCGGAATCGCGCGAGGCCGATCTCTGCCTGACGCTGGAGCCCTGCCGCCCCGCTGGCGGCATGGTGGTGGGCCGTGGTGCGGTCGGCGCCTTCTACCTGAACGCCACGGGCATCACCGCCCATGTGGGTTCCGCGCGGGAAAAGGGAGCTTCGGCCATCGCCGCCCTCGCCGCCCTGGTGGCTCCGCTGGAGGCACTGGGCGACCCGCCGAACGGGCTTTGCGCCACGGTCGGCATCCTGCGCGGTGGCGAGGCGCGGCAGGTGGTGCCTGGCTCGGCCGAACTCCACCTCGACCTGCGCGCGCCGGATGACGCGGCGGGCGAGAAACTGCTCGCCGAGGTGCGCGCCATCGCCGCCCGCCCGCCCGCCGATCCGCGCGTGACCATCACCGCCCGCGGCGGCTTCACCCGCCCGGCCTTCCCGACCCATGCGGGCACGCGGGAACTTTACGCCAAGGCCGAGGGCTTCTGCGCCACGCTGGGTATTCCGGTGCATCAGGTGGTCTCGCGCGGGGGTTCGGATGGCAGCTTCGCCGCGCGCCTTGGCGTGCCGACGCTCGATGGCCTCGGCCCCATCACGCACGAGACCTGCAGCCGGCGCGAATGGGTGGAAGTGCCCTCCATCGTCACGCGCGGCGCAGTGCTGGCGGGGCTGATGGCCTCGGCGGGCCGCTGA
- a CDS encoding uracil-DNA glycosylase family protein, translated as MGGSALHRHARRSAGGADGLGGPLKEGLDGLQAEIAACRVCAAHLPAGCRPVVRLGATARLLVIGQAPGARVHASGTPWDDASGARLRDWMGISPLLFYDTRHIAIMPMGFCYPGTGTSGDLPPRPECAPLWHQRVLAQLPELRLTLLVGSYAQRRYLGGATRQTVAQTVQGFAVYGPRFFPLPHPSWRSTNWIRRNPWFVTEVLPALKSHVAALLGVRGE; from the coding sequence ATGGGTGGAAGTGCCCTCCATCGTCACGCGCGGCGCAGTGCTGGCGGGGCTGATGGCCTCGGCGGGCCGCTGAAGGAGGGGCTGGACGGGCTCCAGGCCGAAATCGCGGCCTGCCGGGTTTGCGCGGCCCATCTGCCCGCCGGATGCCGCCCGGTGGTGCGGCTGGGGGCAACGGCACGGCTGCTCGTCATCGGCCAGGCGCCCGGCGCCCGCGTGCATGCCAGCGGCACGCCATGGGATGATGCCAGCGGCGCACGTCTGCGCGACTGGATGGGCATATCACCGTTGCTGTTCTACGACACACGGCACATCGCCATCATGCCCATGGGCTTTTGCTACCCTGGCACGGGCACCAGCGGGGATCTGCCACCGCGCCCGGAATGCGCGCCACTGTGGCATCAGCGCGTGCTGGCGCAACTGCCAGAACTCCGCCTGACCTTGCTGGTCGGCAGCTATGCCCAGCGGCGCTATCTGGGTGGCGCAACCAGGCAAACCGTGGCCCAGACCGTCCAGGGATTTGCCGTATATGGGCCGCGATTCTTCCCGCTGCCCCATCCCTCCTGGCGCAGCACCAACTGGATACGGCGGAACCCCTGGTTCGTGACGGAAGTGCTCCCGGCTTTGAAATCCCACGTGGCGGCCTTGCTGGGCGTCAGGGGCGAATGA
- a CDS encoding helix-turn-helix domain-containing protein, translated as MERSLAILDAFLGPLQSRGLSELARATQLPKPTVLRSLVSLERMGYVVRLADGRYQLGARLLQLGEAYRAHFRLEDHVLPVLRHLATVTGESAAFQVREQEKRLTLFRVESPQSVRDVQGLPALLPLDGTSVSQALLRADWAAELARGRPAVFYTAGKLNPQTASLSTAVYGVGGLLRGALNISGPIERVSAADLSALAHHIAVAAARLSTGLGAPMPERQPAPELIRP; from the coding sequence GTGGAACGCAGTCTGGCCATCCTCGACGCTTTCCTGGGGCCGCTTCAGTCACGCGGCCTCTCGGAACTGGCGCGCGCCACGCAATTGCCCAAGCCCACCGTCCTGCGCAGCCTCGTTTCGCTGGAGCGGATGGGCTATGTCGTTCGTCTGGCGGATGGCCGGTATCAGCTTGGCGCCCGCCTTCTCCAGTTGGGCGAAGCCTATCGGGCGCATTTCCGGCTGGAGGATCACGTCCTGCCTGTTCTGCGCCACCTGGCGACGGTGACCGGAGAAAGCGCTGCCTTCCAGGTGCGCGAGCAGGAGAAGCGCCTGACCCTGTTCCGCGTGGAAAGTCCGCAATCGGTGCGTGACGTGCAGGGATTGCCCGCTCTTCTGCCGCTGGATGGCACCTCGGTCAGCCAGGCCTTGCTTCGCGCGGATTGGGCGGCCGAACTGGCCCGTGGAAGGCCGGCCGTCTTCTACACCGCCGGAAAACTCAATCCACAGACCGCCTCATTGTCCACCGCGGTCTATGGCGTTGGCGGATTGCTGCGGGGGGCGCTGAACATCAGCGGCCCCATCGAGCGCGTTTCGGCGGCGGATTTGTCGGCCCTGGCGCACCATATCGCGGTTGCGGCGGCGCGGCTTTCCACGGGCCTCGGCGCGCCGATGCCTGAGCGCCAGCCCGCCCCAGAACTCATTCGCCCCTGA
- a CDS encoding tripartite tricarboxylate transporter substrate binding protein gives MHRRALPYLAGGLALRSLPTRAQDLSQRATRMVVPFAPGGTTDILARLLSERFQAEFGQPLVLDLRPGAGGTIGTHFVAQQRPDGATLLMGTPGTHATATALYPNLPYDPVRDFAPVALIASVPNIVVVHPALPIHSIADLIAAARAAPGRINYGSAGTGATTHLSGELFRLMTGSDIVHVPYRGSGAALTDLMGGQIQMMFENLPGAIQHVREGRLRAIAVTSAQRSQAAPEFPSVAETVPGYEVNSWFAVFAPAGTPRPTVLRLNQGLRRILAEPAMALRFRDLGAERGDGSPEDLATLIGEETARWAQVIRTANITLQ, from the coding sequence ATGCATAGACGTGCCCTGCCATACCTGGCTGGCGGCCTCGCGCTTCGTTCGCTGCCGACCCGCGCGCAGGATCTGAGCCAGCGGGCCACGCGCATGGTGGTCCCCTTCGCACCCGGTGGCACGACGGACATCCTTGCCCGCCTGCTGTCCGAGCGCTTTCAGGCCGAATTCGGCCAACCCCTGGTGCTTGATCTGCGACCAGGTGCCGGGGGCACCATCGGCACGCATTTCGTCGCTCAGCAGCGGCCGGATGGCGCCACATTGCTGATGGGCACGCCGGGTACCCATGCCACAGCAACCGCCCTCTATCCCAATTTGCCCTATGACCCGGTGCGTGACTTCGCGCCGGTGGCCCTCATCGCGAGTGTTCCGAACATTGTGGTGGTCCATCCGGCGCTGCCGATCCACAGCATCGCCGATCTGATCGCCGCCGCGCGCGCGGCGCCGGGGCGGATCAATTATGGTTCGGCCGGAACGGGCGCCACCACCCATCTTTCGGGAGAATTGTTCCGACTGATGACAGGTTCCGATATCGTCCATGTGCCCTATCGCGGCAGCGGCGCCGCGCTGACCGACCTGATGGGCGGGCAGATCCAGATGATGTTCGAAAACCTTCCCGGCGCCATCCAGCATGTCCGCGAAGGGCGCCTGCGTGCCATCGCCGTAACCTCGGCCCAGCGCAGCCAGGCGGCTCCGGAATTCCCGAGTGTCGCCGAGACCGTGCCCGGCTATGAGGTCAATTCATGGTTCGCCGTCTTCGCGCCCGCCGGCACGCCGCGCCCCACCGTGCTGCGTCTCAACCAGGGGCTGCGCCGGATCCTCGCCGAGCCTGCCATGGCCCTGCGCTTCCGGGACCTGGGCGCCGAACGCGGCGATGGCAGCCCGGAAGACCTCGCCACCCTGATTGGCGAGGAGACGGCGCGTTGGGCGCAGGTCATCCGCACCGCCAACATCACACTGCAGTAA